One Vespa velutina chromosome 19, iVesVel2.1, whole genome shotgun sequence DNA segment encodes these proteins:
- the LOC124955895 gene encoding carboxypeptidase N subunit 2-like isoform X3 encodes MPRESSLVRMLVTFLRILHPFTLLLYCETSVCPQNWNSACTDLSRPSKSTDILLEDIESRLSSLERRLRAVEQPVWQIGTSHEDWEICAEGPCKCVPETKSLSCWRYGLLDVPPSQMVPNDILKLDLGSNQMTALHRDTFLDMTQLNQLDLSGNYIEHLPLNLFFSLHSAVHLRISKNFLRELHQNQFVKISLEELNLRGNLLTEIPDNLFSSLERLLTLELSSNRLTHIRPLAFDGLAALKELLLGQNYIKTLTPGLFDSANSLERLILYANSIEVLSKSTFRGLNNLTSLYLHSNRLRLLHPDLFKDTPNLRKLLLEANYLSYLPAKILDGLLTIRQLRLERNPWHCDCSAAYLATWLQRRYLTITNSSTMGEINIGDNSKSWEFGAGVICRGPGAMGGKLLLQLTFHELCEGQWASMKGLVPRVPKDLLGISLSNTLGKVAEV; translated from the exons ATGCCGCGCGAATCGTCTCTCGTAAGAATGCTCGTTACATTTTTAAGGATCCTTCATCcgtttacattattattatactgcGAGACAAGCGTCTGTCCGCAGAATTGGAATTCCGCTTGTACGGATCTTTCTCGGCCGTCAAAGAGCACGGATATTCTTCTCGAAGACATTGAAAGTCGATTGTCCAGCCTCGAGAGAAGGCTCAGGGCTGTCGAGCAACCAG TTTGGCAAATCGGCACGTCGCACGAGGATTGGGAAATTTGTGCCGAAGGACCGTGTAAGTGCGTGCCCGAAACAAAATCCCTTTCCTGTTGGAGATATGGTTTGCTCGATGTTCCACCATCCCAAATGGTTcctaatgatatattaaaatt AGACTTGGGAAGTAATCAAATGACGGCGTTACACAGAGATACCTTTCTGGATATGACGCAACTAAACCAATT AGACTTGAGCGGCAATTACATCGAGCATCTGCCGttgaatctatttttttccttgcaCAGCGCCGTACATCTTAGGATTAGCAAGAACTTTTTGAGAGAGTTGCACCAAAATCAATTTGTTAAG ATCTCTTTGGAGGAATTGAATTTGAGGGGGAATCTATTAACCGAAATACCAGATAATCTCTTTTCCTCGTTGGAACGATTGTTAACGCTCGAGCTATCCAGCAACAGATTGACTCAT ATTCGTCCGTTGGCATTCGATGGATTAGCGGCACTGAAAGAACTGCTATTGggacaaaattatataaaaactttgaCACCAGGATTATTCGATAGTGCTAACTCCTTGGAAAGGCTAATACTATATGCCAACAGTATAGAGGTCCTATCGAAAAGCACGTTTCGTGGATTGAACAATTTAACTTCGCTTTATCTACATTCCAATCGTTTGAGACTGTTGCATCCAGATTTGTTCAAGGACACTCCGAACCTACGAAAACT ATTACTCGAGGCCAATTATCTATCCTATTTACCAGCAAAGATCTTAGATGGTTTATTGACGATACGACAGCTTCGATTGGAACGAAATCCTTGGCATTGCGATTGTTCGGCCGCTTATCTGGCAACCTGGCTACAAAGGAGATACTTAACGATCACAAATAGTTCCACCATGGGCGAGATTAATATCGGTGATAATTCGAAATCTTGGGAATTTGGAGCTGGAGTTATATGTAGAGGTCCTGGTGCTATGGGAGgaaaattgttattacaattaacgtTTCATGAACTTTGCGAGGGTCAATGGGCCTCCATGAAAGGTCTTGTTCCAAGAGTGCCTAAAGATTTATTAGGTATTTCTTTATCGAACACACTTGGAAAAGTTGCAGAAGTATAA
- the LOC124955897 gene encoding uncharacterized protein LOC124955897 isoform X2, which produces MTSLNERKWIISNIIGMLLIGSAVSGLDHTEALPSNHRNVSAATLNLMPEARNTEDQDSKNETIRIADIDLTTERYSIQYSPNVRKDSKKVRIPLMPKSGGNNYYDGLRNVQIFTKKDTYLEALEHSHTSKDPKEGVVHADVKPKLKRREYIQGPVYKPETEYGAPKEPNTIYGTPNDLESSSKRTKNFYGSSSSNSFYSNRPADGYLLPDQSSINFNDYSAYTENSYGPPQNNYGPPQSNYGPPSQTYGVVPVRPQQYDELPFGNSYMSHQQGYDSSGGIPYEHTSSSLIEFPRIDLSWPFALKLNAFTLAKILLKLVLFKMIVKFIAVICLLLFIPKLEIIKKANKDEAEEEGRVLVSSGTAWERLNLLTEVVINSFDNYTAQNEDGRYEERSINDEDCSTIMCRLRSTFLYKESWRDYVELFKSYLLEEKEIVEGKRRSIR; this is translated from the exons ATGACATCGTTAAATGAACGAAAAtggataatatcgaatataattgGGATGTTATTAATTGGTTCGGCAGTTTCTGGATTGGATCATACCGAAGCATTGCCATCTAATCATAGAAATGTATCCGCCGCTACGTTGAACCTAATGCCAGAGGCTAGGAACACCGAAGATCAGGAttctaaaaatgaaacaattcGTATCGCGGACATCGACTTGACAACGGAACGATATTCGATTCAATATTCTCCGAATGTCAGGAAGGATTCGAAGAAAGTGAGAATACCTTTAATGCCTAAGTCAGgcggtaataattattatgacggTCTGAGAAACGTCCAAATTTTCACGAAGAAGGACACTTATCTCGAAGCATTAGAACATTCGCATACCAGTAAAGATCCAAAGGAAGGTGTGGTACATGCGGATGTTAAGCCGAAACTCAAGAGACGAGAATACATTCAAGGGCCAGTTTATAAGCCTGAAACGGAATACGGTGCTCCGAAAGAACCTAACACGATTTATGGTACACCAAATGATTTGGAAAGTTCTtcgaagagaacgaagaattTTTATGGTTCATCAAGCTCTAATAGCTTCTATTCTAATAGACCTGCGGACGGTTACTTGCTGCCTGATCAATCCTCGATAAACTTTAACGATTACTCCGCTTATACTGAAAATTCTTACGGGCCGCCTCAAAACAATTATGGTCCACCTCAAAGCAATTATGGTCCGCCTAGTCAGACATACGGGGTAGTACCTGTTCGTCCACAACAATATGACGAATTGCCTTTCGGGAATTCGTACATGTCGCATCAGCAAG GTTACGATAGTTCAGGTGGTATACCTTACGAACACACCAGTTCGTCTCTCATCGAGTTCCCTAGGATAGATCTTTCCTGGCCGTTcgcattaaaattaaatgccTTCACCCTCGCTAAGATCTTACTTAAATTGGTACTCTTCAAGATGATCGTCAAATTCATCGCCGTTATTTGCTTGTTGCTCTTCATACCCAAATTAGAGATTATCAAGAAGGCCAATAAGGACGAGGCCGAGGAAGAAGGTCGTGTTCTCGTTTCTT CTGGCACAGCCTGGGAACGATTGAACCTTTTAACCGAAGTGGTAATCAATTCCTTTGATAATTATACGGCGCAAAATGAAGATGGAAGGTACGAGGAGAGATCGATAAATGACGAGGATTGCAGTACGATAATGTGTCGCCTTCGAAGTACGTTCCTTTATAAGGAATCTTGGAGGGATTACGTGGAATTGTTTAAAAGTTATCTAttggaagagaaggaaattgTTGAAGGGAAACGACGGTCTATACGatga
- the LOC124955895 gene encoding reticulon-4 receptor-like isoform X4, which yields MPRESSLVRMLVTFLRILHPFTLLLYCETSVCPQNWNSACTDLSRPSKSTDILLEDIESRLSSLERRLRAVEQPVWQIGTSHEDWEICAEGPCKCVPETKSLSCWRYGLLDVPPSQMVPNDILKLDLGSNQMTALHRDTFLDMTQLNQFAVHLRISKNFLRELHQNQFVKISLEELNLRGNLLTEIPDNLFSSLERLLTLELSSNRLTHIRPLAFDGLAALKELLLGQNYIKTLTPGLFDSANSLERLILYANSIEVLSKSTFRGLNNLTSLYLHSNRLRLLHPDLFKDTPNLRKLLLEANYLSYLPAKILDGLLTIRQLRLERNPWHCDCSAAYLATWLQRRYLTITNSSTMGEINIGDNSKSWEFGAGVICRGPGAMGGKLLLQLTFHELCEGQWASMKGLVPRVPKDLLGISLSNTLGKVAEV from the exons ATGCCGCGCGAATCGTCTCTCGTAAGAATGCTCGTTACATTTTTAAGGATCCTTCATCcgtttacattattattatactgcGAGACAAGCGTCTGTCCGCAGAATTGGAATTCCGCTTGTACGGATCTTTCTCGGCCGTCAAAGAGCACGGATATTCTTCTCGAAGACATTGAAAGTCGATTGTCCAGCCTCGAGAGAAGGCTCAGGGCTGTCGAGCAACCAG TTTGGCAAATCGGCACGTCGCACGAGGATTGGGAAATTTGTGCCGAAGGACCGTGTAAGTGCGTGCCCGAAACAAAATCCCTTTCCTGTTGGAGATATGGTTTGCTCGATGTTCCACCATCCCAAATGGTTcctaatgatatattaaaatt AGACTTGGGAAGTAATCAAATGACGGCGTTACACAGAGATACCTTTCTGGATATGACGCAACTAAACCAATT CGCCGTACATCTTAGGATTAGCAAGAACTTTTTGAGAGAGTTGCACCAAAATCAATTTGTTAAG ATCTCTTTGGAGGAATTGAATTTGAGGGGGAATCTATTAACCGAAATACCAGATAATCTCTTTTCCTCGTTGGAACGATTGTTAACGCTCGAGCTATCCAGCAACAGATTGACTCAT ATTCGTCCGTTGGCATTCGATGGATTAGCGGCACTGAAAGAACTGCTATTGggacaaaattatataaaaactttgaCACCAGGATTATTCGATAGTGCTAACTCCTTGGAAAGGCTAATACTATATGCCAACAGTATAGAGGTCCTATCGAAAAGCACGTTTCGTGGATTGAACAATTTAACTTCGCTTTATCTACATTCCAATCGTTTGAGACTGTTGCATCCAGATTTGTTCAAGGACACTCCGAACCTACGAAAACT ATTACTCGAGGCCAATTATCTATCCTATTTACCAGCAAAGATCTTAGATGGTTTATTGACGATACGACAGCTTCGATTGGAACGAAATCCTTGGCATTGCGATTGTTCGGCCGCTTATCTGGCAACCTGGCTACAAAGGAGATACTTAACGATCACAAATAGTTCCACCATGGGCGAGATTAATATCGGTGATAATTCGAAATCTTGGGAATTTGGAGCTGGAGTTATATGTAGAGGTCCTGGTGCTATGGGAGgaaaattgttattacaattaacgtTTCATGAACTTTGCGAGGGTCAATGGGCCTCCATGAAAGGTCTTGTTCCAAGAGTGCCTAAAGATTTATTAGGTATTTCTTTATCGAACACACTTGGAAAAGTTGCAGAAGTATAA
- the LOC124955895 gene encoding carboxypeptidase N subunit 2-like isoform X2 → MPRESSLVRMLVTFLRILHPFTLLLYCETSVCPQNWNSACTDLSRPSKSTDILLEDIESRLSSLERRLRAVEQPVWQIGTSHEDWEICAEGPCKCVPETKSLSCWRYGLLDVPPSQMVPNDILKLDLGSNQMTALHRDTFLDMTQLNQFAVHLRISKNFLRELHQNQFVKVRNLRILDASSNRLQTLPESLFIANNVLILLDFSNNLISHLPSGTFHGLKTLEELLLSHNRLSTLQSGIFRDLVNTKCLKLDDNRLSKLPADIFHQQISLEELNLRGNLLTEIPDNLFSSLERLLTLELSSNRLTHIRPLAFDGLAALKELLLGQNYIKTLTPGLFDSANSLERLILYANSIEVLSKSTFRGLNNLTSLYLHSNRLRLLHPDLFKDTPNLRKLLLEANYLSYLPAKILDGLLTIRQLRLERNPWHCDCSAAYLATWLQRRYLTITNSSTMGEINIGDNSKSWEFGAGVICRGPGAMGGKLLLQLTFHELCEGQWASMKGLVPRVPKDLLGISLSNTLGKVAEV, encoded by the exons ATGCCGCGCGAATCGTCTCTCGTAAGAATGCTCGTTACATTTTTAAGGATCCTTCATCcgtttacattattattatactgcGAGACAAGCGTCTGTCCGCAGAATTGGAATTCCGCTTGTACGGATCTTTCTCGGCCGTCAAAGAGCACGGATATTCTTCTCGAAGACATTGAAAGTCGATTGTCCAGCCTCGAGAGAAGGCTCAGGGCTGTCGAGCAACCAG TTTGGCAAATCGGCACGTCGCACGAGGATTGGGAAATTTGTGCCGAAGGACCGTGTAAGTGCGTGCCCGAAACAAAATCCCTTTCCTGTTGGAGATATGGTTTGCTCGATGTTCCACCATCCCAAATGGTTcctaatgatatattaaaatt AGACTTGGGAAGTAATCAAATGACGGCGTTACACAGAGATACCTTTCTGGATATGACGCAACTAAACCAATT CGCCGTACATCTTAGGATTAGCAAGAACTTTTTGAGAGAGTTGCACCAAAATCAATTTGTTAAGGTGCGGAATCTGCGTATTCT cGACGCATCCTCGAACAGACTGCAAACATTACCAGAGAGTTTGTTCATAGCTAATAACGTCCTAATATTGCTTGACTTTTCCAACAATCTCATATCCCATTTACCGAGTGGCACTTTTCACGGTTTGAAAACCTTGGAGGAGCTTCTTCTTTCGCACAATCGTCTTTCTACCCTTCAAAGTGGCATCTTTCGTGACCTAGTTAATACAAAGTGCCTGAAACTCGACGACAATCGATTGTCTAAATTACCAGCTGACATATTTCATCAACAGATCTCTTTGGAGGAATTGAATTTGAGGGGGAATCTATTAACCGAAATACCAGATAATCTCTTTTCCTCGTTGGAACGATTGTTAACGCTCGAGCTATCCAGCAACAGATTGACTCAT ATTCGTCCGTTGGCATTCGATGGATTAGCGGCACTGAAAGAACTGCTATTGggacaaaattatataaaaactttgaCACCAGGATTATTCGATAGTGCTAACTCCTTGGAAAGGCTAATACTATATGCCAACAGTATAGAGGTCCTATCGAAAAGCACGTTTCGTGGATTGAACAATTTAACTTCGCTTTATCTACATTCCAATCGTTTGAGACTGTTGCATCCAGATTTGTTCAAGGACACTCCGAACCTACGAAAACT ATTACTCGAGGCCAATTATCTATCCTATTTACCAGCAAAGATCTTAGATGGTTTATTGACGATACGACAGCTTCGATTGGAACGAAATCCTTGGCATTGCGATTGTTCGGCCGCTTATCTGGCAACCTGGCTACAAAGGAGATACTTAACGATCACAAATAGTTCCACCATGGGCGAGATTAATATCGGTGATAATTCGAAATCTTGGGAATTTGGAGCTGGAGTTATATGTAGAGGTCCTGGTGCTATGGGAGgaaaattgttattacaattaacgtTTCATGAACTTTGCGAGGGTCAATGGGCCTCCATGAAAGGTCTTGTTCCAAGAGTGCCTAAAGATTTATTAGGTATTTCTTTATCGAACACACTTGGAAAAGTTGCAGAAGTATAA
- the LOC124955904 gene encoding uncharacterized protein LOC124955904, translating to MQLAFALALAFAIIFAFSERTSMAFPTDTKIAGQKEIKEPKDIKESAAASKDVKDAIKAAKEAKKNKKDCARECGTVYDPICAHDPSDANIKPRTFGTQCAMEVHNCEMGSRLAMKSKGECPGSGGVRLS from the exons ATGCAACTAGCTTTTGCATTGG cgCTGGCATTCGCCATCATATTCGCGTtcagcgaacgaacgagcatGGCCTTTCCGACCGATACGAAGATAGCCggtcaaaaagaaataaaggagcCAAAGGACATAAAGGAATCTGCCGCAGCATCCAAGGACGTGAAGGATGCTATTAAGGCTGCCAAGGAAgcgaaaaagaacaagaaagattGCGCGAGAGAATGTGGTACCGTTTATGATCCTATTTGCGCTCATGATCCTTCCGATGCCAATATTAAGCCAAGGACTTTTGGTACCCAATGTGCCATGGAAGTTCACAACTGTGAAATGGGATCGA GATTGGCCATGAAGAGCAAAGGCGAGTGTCCTGGGTCTGGCGGAGTGAGACTGTCATAA
- the LOC124955897 gene encoding uncharacterized protein LOC124955897 isoform X1 — MTSLNERKWIISNIIGMLLIGSAVSGLDHTEALPSNHRNVSAATLNLMPEARNTEDQDSKNETIRIADIDLTTERYSIQYSPNVRKDSKKVRIPLMPKSGGNNYYDGLRNVQIFTKKDTYLEALEHSHTSKDPKEGVVHADVKPKLKRREYIQGPVYKPETEYGAPKEPNTIYGTPNDLESSSKRTKNFYGSSSSNSFYSNRPADGYLLPDQSSINFNDYSAYTENSYGPPQNNYGPPQSNYGPPSQTYGVVPVRPQQYDELPFGNSYMSHQQGEARGYDSSGGIPYEHTSSSLIEFPRIDLSWPFALKLNAFTLAKILLKLVLFKMIVKFIAVICLLLFIPKLEIIKKANKDEAEEEGRVLVSSGTAWERLNLLTEVVINSFDNYTAQNEDGRYEERSINDEDCSTIMCRLRSTFLYKESWRDYVELFKSYLLEEKEIVEGKRRSIR; from the exons ATGACATCGTTAAATGAACGAAAAtggataatatcgaatataattgGGATGTTATTAATTGGTTCGGCAGTTTCTGGATTGGATCATACCGAAGCATTGCCATCTAATCATAGAAATGTATCCGCCGCTACGTTGAACCTAATGCCAGAGGCTAGGAACACCGAAGATCAGGAttctaaaaatgaaacaattcGTATCGCGGACATCGACTTGACAACGGAACGATATTCGATTCAATATTCTCCGAATGTCAGGAAGGATTCGAAGAAAGTGAGAATACCTTTAATGCCTAAGTCAGgcggtaataattattatgacggTCTGAGAAACGTCCAAATTTTCACGAAGAAGGACACTTATCTCGAAGCATTAGAACATTCGCATACCAGTAAAGATCCAAAGGAAGGTGTGGTACATGCGGATGTTAAGCCGAAACTCAAGAGACGAGAATACATTCAAGGGCCAGTTTATAAGCCTGAAACGGAATACGGTGCTCCGAAAGAACCTAACACGATTTATGGTACACCAAATGATTTGGAAAGTTCTtcgaagagaacgaagaattTTTATGGTTCATCAAGCTCTAATAGCTTCTATTCTAATAGACCTGCGGACGGTTACTTGCTGCCTGATCAATCCTCGATAAACTTTAACGATTACTCCGCTTATACTGAAAATTCTTACGGGCCGCCTCAAAACAATTATGGTCCACCTCAAAGCAATTATGGTCCGCCTAGTCAGACATACGGGGTAGTACCTGTTCGTCCACAACAATATGACGAATTGCCTTTCGGGAATTCGTACATGTCGCATCAGCAAGGTGAGGCGAGAG GTTACGATAGTTCAGGTGGTATACCTTACGAACACACCAGTTCGTCTCTCATCGAGTTCCCTAGGATAGATCTTTCCTGGCCGTTcgcattaaaattaaatgccTTCACCCTCGCTAAGATCTTACTTAAATTGGTACTCTTCAAGATGATCGTCAAATTCATCGCCGTTATTTGCTTGTTGCTCTTCATACCCAAATTAGAGATTATCAAGAAGGCCAATAAGGACGAGGCCGAGGAAGAAGGTCGTGTTCTCGTTTCTT CTGGCACAGCCTGGGAACGATTGAACCTTTTAACCGAAGTGGTAATCAATTCCTTTGATAATTATACGGCGCAAAATGAAGATGGAAGGTACGAGGAGAGATCGATAAATGACGAGGATTGCAGTACGATAATGTGTCGCCTTCGAAGTACGTTCCTTTATAAGGAATCTTGGAGGGATTACGTGGAATTGTTTAAAAGTTATCTAttggaagagaaggaaattgTTGAAGGGAAACGACGGTCTATACGatga
- the LOC124955895 gene encoding carboxypeptidase N subunit 2-like isoform X1, translated as MPRESSLVRMLVTFLRILHPFTLLLYCETSVCPQNWNSACTDLSRPSKSTDILLEDIESRLSSLERRLRAVEQPVWQIGTSHEDWEICAEGPCKCVPETKSLSCWRYGLLDVPPSQMVPNDILKLDLGSNQMTALHRDTFLDMTQLNQLDLSGNYIEHLPLNLFFSLHSAVHLRISKNFLRELHQNQFVKVRNLRILDASSNRLQTLPESLFIANNVLILLDFSNNLISHLPSGTFHGLKTLEELLLSHNRLSTLQSGIFRDLVNTKCLKLDDNRLSKLPADIFHQQISLEELNLRGNLLTEIPDNLFSSLERLLTLELSSNRLTHIRPLAFDGLAALKELLLGQNYIKTLTPGLFDSANSLERLILYANSIEVLSKSTFRGLNNLTSLYLHSNRLRLLHPDLFKDTPNLRKLLLEANYLSYLPAKILDGLLTIRQLRLERNPWHCDCSAAYLATWLQRRYLTITNSSTMGEINIGDNSKSWEFGAGVICRGPGAMGGKLLLQLTFHELCEGQWASMKGLVPRVPKDLLGISLSNTLGKVAEV; from the exons ATGCCGCGCGAATCGTCTCTCGTAAGAATGCTCGTTACATTTTTAAGGATCCTTCATCcgtttacattattattatactgcGAGACAAGCGTCTGTCCGCAGAATTGGAATTCCGCTTGTACGGATCTTTCTCGGCCGTCAAAGAGCACGGATATTCTTCTCGAAGACATTGAAAGTCGATTGTCCAGCCTCGAGAGAAGGCTCAGGGCTGTCGAGCAACCAG TTTGGCAAATCGGCACGTCGCACGAGGATTGGGAAATTTGTGCCGAAGGACCGTGTAAGTGCGTGCCCGAAACAAAATCCCTTTCCTGTTGGAGATATGGTTTGCTCGATGTTCCACCATCCCAAATGGTTcctaatgatatattaaaatt AGACTTGGGAAGTAATCAAATGACGGCGTTACACAGAGATACCTTTCTGGATATGACGCAACTAAACCAATT AGACTTGAGCGGCAATTACATCGAGCATCTGCCGttgaatctatttttttccttgcaCAGCGCCGTACATCTTAGGATTAGCAAGAACTTTTTGAGAGAGTTGCACCAAAATCAATTTGTTAAGGTGCGGAATCTGCGTATTCT cGACGCATCCTCGAACAGACTGCAAACATTACCAGAGAGTTTGTTCATAGCTAATAACGTCCTAATATTGCTTGACTTTTCCAACAATCTCATATCCCATTTACCGAGTGGCACTTTTCACGGTTTGAAAACCTTGGAGGAGCTTCTTCTTTCGCACAATCGTCTTTCTACCCTTCAAAGTGGCATCTTTCGTGACCTAGTTAATACAAAGTGCCTGAAACTCGACGACAATCGATTGTCTAAATTACCAGCTGACATATTTCATCAACAGATCTCTTTGGAGGAATTGAATTTGAGGGGGAATCTATTAACCGAAATACCAGATAATCTCTTTTCCTCGTTGGAACGATTGTTAACGCTCGAGCTATCCAGCAACAGATTGACTCAT ATTCGTCCGTTGGCATTCGATGGATTAGCGGCACTGAAAGAACTGCTATTGggacaaaattatataaaaactttgaCACCAGGATTATTCGATAGTGCTAACTCCTTGGAAAGGCTAATACTATATGCCAACAGTATAGAGGTCCTATCGAAAAGCACGTTTCGTGGATTGAACAATTTAACTTCGCTTTATCTACATTCCAATCGTTTGAGACTGTTGCATCCAGATTTGTTCAAGGACACTCCGAACCTACGAAAACT ATTACTCGAGGCCAATTATCTATCCTATTTACCAGCAAAGATCTTAGATGGTTTATTGACGATACGACAGCTTCGATTGGAACGAAATCCTTGGCATTGCGATTGTTCGGCCGCTTATCTGGCAACCTGGCTACAAAGGAGATACTTAACGATCACAAATAGTTCCACCATGGGCGAGATTAATATCGGTGATAATTCGAAATCTTGGGAATTTGGAGCTGGAGTTATATGTAGAGGTCCTGGTGCTATGGGAGgaaaattgttattacaattaacgtTTCATGAACTTTGCGAGGGTCAATGGGCCTCCATGAAAGGTCTTGTTCCAAGAGTGCCTAAAGATTTATTAGGTATTTCTTTATCGAACACACTTGGAAAAGTTGCAGAAGTATAA